In Pedobacter sp. WC2423, the following are encoded in one genomic region:
- the ilvA gene encoding threonine ammonia-lyase IlvA, with protein sequence MELEKEVELDFEAAAARIADTVKRTQLEYNEGLSLKYNAKIYLKREDLQVVRSYKLRGAYNMISTLDQTQTSRGVVCASAGNHAQGVAYSCKKLGIQGVIFMPEITPRQKIKQTEMFGGNNIKIILVGDTFDDCMKEALAYTAEHQMVFVPPFDNIKVIEGQGTVGIEIYQDLPETEIIVMPIGGGGLASGVGSYFKNINPQIKLIGVEPEGAPSMNHALKNGSPVTLDYIDRFVDGAAVKRVGNLNFKYCSDLLDEMLLIPEGKICTTILKLYNEDAIVVEPAGALAVAALDQLKDTIAGKTVVCIVSGGNNDIERMQEIKEKSLLFEGLKHYFIVRFPQRPGALKSFVNNVLGPHDDITRFEFIKKTNRENGPALVGIELQESSDYTSLKERMAEFKFEVIDLNDDQTLFEYLV encoded by the coding sequence ATGGAGCTGGAAAAGGAAGTAGAACTGGATTTTGAGGCAGCGGCCGCACGTATTGCAGATACTGTTAAACGTACTCAACTAGAGTATAATGAAGGACTGTCGCTAAAATACAATGCTAAAATTTATCTGAAAAGAGAAGATTTGCAAGTAGTACGTTCCTATAAATTACGTGGTGCTTATAATATGATCAGCACACTGGATCAAACACAAACCAGCCGCGGCGTGGTTTGTGCAAGTGCAGGAAATCATGCACAAGGTGTAGCTTACTCTTGTAAAAAACTAGGTATCCAGGGTGTTATTTTCATGCCTGAAATCACTCCAAGACAGAAAATCAAACAGACTGAAATGTTTGGTGGAAACAATATAAAAATTATACTTGTCGGTGATACTTTTGATGACTGTATGAAGGAAGCCCTGGCTTATACGGCTGAACACCAGATGGTCTTTGTTCCTCCTTTTGATAACATTAAAGTAATAGAAGGTCAGGGAACGGTAGGTATTGAAATTTATCAGGATCTTCCGGAAACTGAAATTATCGTGATGCCTATTGGCGGCGGCGGCCTGGCTTCTGGTGTAGGCAGTTACTTCAAAAATATCAATCCGCAGATTAAACTGATTGGTGTGGAACCAGAAGGCGCTCCTTCCATGAATCATGCACTAAAAAACGGTAGTCCGGTTACACTGGATTATATTGATCGTTTTGTAGATGGTGCAGCAGTGAAACGTGTAGGTAACCTCAATTTCAAATATTGCAGTGATTTACTGGATGAGATGTTATTAATTCCTGAAGGTAAGATCTGCACGACTATCTTAAAATTATACAATGAAGATGCGATTGTTGTGGAACCAGCAGGAGCACTTGCGGTAGCTGCACTCGATCAATTAAAAGATACAATAGCCGGCAAAACCGTGGTTTGTATCGTGAGTGGCGGTAACAACGATATTGAGAGAATGCAGGAAATTAAAGAGAAATCTTTACTTTTCGAAGGCCTGAAGCACTATTTCATTGTTCGCTTTCCACAAAGACCAGGTGCGCTGAAATCATTTGTGAATAACGTATTAGGGCCTCATGATGACATCACCCGTTTTGAATTTATCAAAAAGACTAACCGGGAAAATGGCCCTGCACTGGTTGGTATTGAACTACAGGAAAGCAGTGATTATACTTCTTTAAAGGAAAGAATGGCAGAATTTAAGTTTGAAGTCATTGATCTGAATGATGATCAGACCTTGTTTGAATACCTGGTATAA
- a CDS encoding M12 family metallopeptidase, giving the protein MKNKTLLVALAFAAFTTACKKQSGQEAPLADAKQNDCNCAIEQALPEVKGQVISFGNGAKKISLTKKNDQFILGGDILLSNDQVSFLKQKAGVSGASTESTFVDYLNRRWTNGIVYYAIDTNVPNQARITDAIAHWKTKTKLTFTVRTNQANYIRFVVGSGCSSSLGMIGGAQKLNLSSSCSTGNAIHEIGHALGLLHEQSRTDRDDYVIINKDNIEAGYEHNFDTWSDRGILADKLAPLILDRL; this is encoded by the coding sequence ATGAAAAACAAAACATTATTAGTTGCGCTTGCCTTCGCAGCTTTCACCACTGCTTGTAAGAAACAAAGTGGACAAGAGGCTCCATTAGCTGATGCTAAACAAAACGATTGTAATTGTGCTATTGAACAGGCGTTGCCCGAGGTTAAGGGACAAGTAATTTCTTTTGGCAATGGGGCTAAAAAGATCAGCCTGACGAAAAAGAATGATCAGTTTATTCTTGGAGGAGACATCTTACTGAGTAATGATCAGGTTTCCTTTTTAAAACAGAAGGCTGGTGTTTCTGGAGCATCTACGGAAAGTACATTTGTTGATTACCTGAATAGGAGATGGACAAATGGTATCGTATATTATGCTATTGATACTAATGTTCCAAATCAGGCAAGAATTACTGATGCAATTGCACACTGGAAAACTAAAACCAAGTTAACTTTTACGGTGCGTACCAACCAGGCAAACTATATCAGGTTTGTAGTCGGGTCTGGTTGTTCTTCTTCATTAGGAATGATTGGAGGGGCTCAGAAATTGAACTTGTCATCAAGCTGTTCAACGGGTAATGCGATCCATGAAATAGGACATGCACTTGGATTACTGCATGAGCAAAGCCGTACTGATCGTGATGATTATGTAATTATTAACAAAGACAATATTGAAGCAGGTTATGAACATAATTTCGATACCTGGTCAGATAGAGGAATACTAGCGGACAAACTGGCGCCTTTGATTTTGGATCGATTATGA
- a CDS encoding ABC transporter ATP-binding protein, protein MDEIIISVRQLTKQYQTEQASGIRNITFDIKRGDIIAVIGESGSGKSTLLKSIFGLLKVDEGEVLLNGKRVLGPDEQLIPGHKEMKIVTQDFSLNIYAKVYDNIASVLSNTDVKGKQEKTVKMMEHLHIDHLRNKKITELSGGEQQRVAIARALVTDTSVLLLDEPFSQVDALLKNQLRADIKRIAAETGVTVIIVSHDPADGLFLADELILMKDGMLIQKGSPVHVYNHPEHIYTAQLLGNAVVLKPEDAIKLGLQAKQQSVVFYPEWVELKGGWNSKRYEVKDVYYKGFYEELLLERNGVVIRAIQLNRGEHKKNDHVQANIGRFLEF, encoded by the coding sequence GTGGACGAAATTATCATCAGCGTTAGACAACTAACTAAGCAATATCAAACTGAACAGGCTTCAGGAATCAGAAATATCACTTTCGATATTAAACGCGGAGACATCATTGCGGTGATCGGTGAGAGTGGGAGTGGGAAGTCTACTTTACTGAAATCTATTTTTGGTTTACTGAAGGTTGATGAGGGAGAGGTTCTGCTGAATGGTAAGCGTGTGCTGGGGCCGGATGAACAGCTTATTCCCGGACACAAGGAAATGAAGATCGTGACTCAGGATTTCTCACTGAATATTTATGCGAAGGTGTATGATAATATTGCTTCTGTGCTGTCTAATACGGATGTAAAGGGCAAGCAGGAGAAGACGGTGAAGATGATGGAGCATTTGCATATTGATCATCTGAGGAATAAAAAGATAACTGAACTGAGCGGGGGGGAGCAGCAGCGTGTGGCGATTGCCAGGGCTTTGGTTACGGATACTAGTGTTTTGTTATTGGATGAGCCTTTTAGCCAGGTGGACGCGTTATTAAAGAATCAATTGCGTGCGGATATCAAGCGTATTGCTGCTGAAACGGGAGTAACAGTGATTATTGTCTCTCATGATCCTGCTGATGGATTGTTTTTGGCGGATGAGTTAATCTTGATGAAGGATGGGATGTTAATCCAAAAGGGCAGCCCTGTTCATGTTTACAATCATCCGGAACATATTTACACTGCACAATTATTAGGGAATGCCGTTGTGCTGAAGCCGGAGGATGCGATTAAGTTAGGACTTCAGGCTAAGCAGCAGTCTGTAGTGTTTTATCCTGAATGGGTAGAGCTAAAGGGGGGATGGAATAGTAAAAGGTACGAGGTAAAGGATGTTTATTATAAGGGCTTTTATGAAGAGCTGTTGCTGGAGAGAAATGGAGTGGTTATCAGGGCTATTCAGCTGAACAGGGGAGAGCATAAAAAAAACGACCACGTTCAGGCGAACATTGGTCGTTTTTTAGAATTTTAA
- a CDS encoding outer membrane beta-barrel protein: MKKNLLKTLMLTGLIGVAYFTAVAQSSDHVDTTVVQTAKTSVKSRKYNLQMSFGRNEDSVKNVSAPKGQFGYALTFTRLDIGFSRLIDNGSFKLSPKNDFLDYRGIKTSTISFDLAYFGYRFNPNFRIYAAAGFDWTLIRLEKNITIQKNTPDLTYAEESIDFSKNRFSSSYVHIPLNFEFRTNENQRGKRFYFVVGPEVSFLLNGKVKQISEERGKQKFRNDYDFQKVRLGGTLRVGYSGIGLFTKYYFNDMFDTEAQKGLKNLAFGITFGIH; the protein is encoded by the coding sequence ATGAAGAAGAATTTACTAAAGACTTTAATGTTGACTGGATTGATTGGGGTGGCTTATTTTACGGCTGTTGCGCAATCGAGTGATCATGTGGATACAACAGTGGTACAGACCGCTAAAACTTCGGTAAAGAGCCGGAAATACAATTTGCAGATGTCTTTTGGACGTAATGAGGATAGTGTGAAGAATGTTTCTGCTCCTAAGGGGCAGTTTGGCTACGCACTTACTTTTACGAGGCTGGATATTGGTTTTTCAAGATTGATTGATAATGGAAGTTTTAAGCTTTCTCCTAAAAATGATTTTTTAGATTACAGAGGGATCAAAACGAGTACGATATCTTTTGATTTGGCATACTTTGGGTATCGCTTCAATCCAAATTTCAGGATTTATGCAGCGGCAGGGTTTGATTGGACTTTGATAAGACTGGAAAAGAATATTACGATTCAGAAGAATACGCCGGATCTTACTTATGCAGAGGAATCGATTGATTTTAGTAAGAATAGATTTTCGAGTAGTTATGTGCATATTCCATTGAATTTTGAGTTCAGGACGAACGAGAATCAAAGGGGAAAAAGATTTTATTTTGTTGTTGGGCCTGAAGTGAGCTTTTTGCTGAACGGAAAGGTTAAACAGATTAGTGAGGAACGTGGTAAGCAGAAGTTCAGGAATGATTATGATTTTCAAAAGGTTCGTTTAGGCGGTACGCTGAGAGTTGGATATTCTGGGATTGGCTTGTTTACTAAGTATTATTTCAATGATATGTTTGATACTGAAGCACAGAAGGGACTTAAGAATTTGGCTTTCGGTATTACCTTCGGGATTCATTAG
- a CDS encoding CopD family protein has translation MDSYYPYILSVHIIFVVSWMAGLFYSVRLFIYHTEANDRPEVEKEILQKEFIKIEHKLWHIITNPAMTFAVLAGISMICIRPGLLHTPWLHVKLGFVLLLLVYHFICQRLMKQMKNGVFKLSSFKLRLWNEVATVLLVAIVFTVVLKSAVDWVYGLIGLIVFSGGIMTAVKLYKNYRQKRGE, from the coding sequence ATGGACTCTTATTATCCATATATACTTTCTGTCCATATCATCTTTGTGGTGAGCTGGATGGCTGGGTTATTTTATAGTGTCCGTTTGTTTATTTATCATACGGAGGCAAATGATCGTCCTGAGGTTGAGAAAGAGATTCTTCAGAAGGAGTTTATTAAGATAGAGCACAAGTTGTGGCACATTATTACGAACCCGGCAATGACTTTTGCCGTGCTTGCGGGGATTAGTATGATTTGCATCAGACCGGGTTTGTTACATACGCCCTGGTTACATGTGAAGCTTGGTTTTGTTTTGTTATTGCTGGTTTATCATTTTATTTGTCAGCGGTTAATGAAACAGATGAAGAATGGGGTTTTTAAACTGAGTTCTTTTAAGCTGAGGTTGTGGAATGAGGTGGCTACGGTTTTATTGGTAGCGATCGTGTTTACAGTCGTGTTAAAGAGTGCGGTTGACTGGGTTTATGGGTTGATCGGATTGATCGTGTTTTCCGGGGGGATTATGACGGCTGTTAAGTTGTACAAGAATTATCGTCAGAAACGGGGAGAGTAA